One window of Nostoc sp. TCL26-01 genomic DNA carries:
- a CDS encoding type IV secretory system conjugative DNA transfer family protein, with protein MSKTTSQVSFHQFIPPGLESALISPAGLGILFCGLVILIAKYIDSKGGKGKLATARWGVGAEKTAARKLGCKQIRERRHNRVCLFVGTPKNTKTEIVNQRRITQIPEDAATLYLPEAQRGILVCGGPGSGKSFSMINPLLRSAIDQGLPLVLYDFKYSEQESPTAKAKGQAPILAGYALERGYEVKVLAPGFPESAVTNPIDFLRNNEDSEMARQLAITLNRNFQLSSDKSGNSFFTNAGDQLVQAVFMLAKGTKYPDIMMCQAILGLPKLVHRIEQAENLNFMVREAFAQFVSVAGSPETAASIVGTASGLFSRFMVPAALAAFCGKTNIPLDLKGRQMIIFGMNKEKRDVIAPLLVSILHLLVSRNVAGKRTIPLVLGIDELPTLYLPALVDWLNQNREDGLVSILGLQNLSMLEEAYGENTTNAIFGGCATKAFFNPQDDIAAERFSKFLGDVEIKYKQHSRSSGGKSGASTSNSDQNGTRKLFEVNQFNTLPEGKAVIINPGFRSRGQISLPILEKIKIPQRDIKSEIESVKLWYEIQKKLALQSSLEIPADEEMRVRRQEALDLLPLIENQEQLSEYASLI; from the coding sequence ATGAGTAAAACTACCTCCCAAGTCAGTTTCCATCAATTTATCCCTCCAGGGCTGGAGTCAGCGTTGATTTCACCTGCCGGATTAGGAATACTTTTTTGTGGCTTGGTTATCCTCATAGCTAAATATATTGATAGCAAAGGAGGGAAAGGAAAACTGGCAACGGCAAGATGGGGAGTTGGTGCAGAGAAAACAGCAGCCCGTAAACTGGGATGTAAGCAAATTCGAGAGCGCAGACATAATCGAGTTTGTTTATTTGTTGGGACTCCGAAAAATACCAAAACTGAAATTGTGAATCAGCGAAGAATTACACAGATACCGGAAGATGCAGCGACACTATACTTACCGGAAGCACAACGTGGGATTTTAGTTTGTGGTGGCCCGGGTTCTGGTAAATCATTTTCCATGATTAATCCATTACTCCGTTCTGCCATTGACCAAGGTTTGCCCCTAGTGCTTTATGATTTTAAGTATAGCGAGCAAGAATCACCTACAGCTAAAGCCAAGGGACAAGCCCCAATATTAGCAGGATACGCCTTAGAGCGTGGTTATGAAGTTAAGGTTCTAGCTCCAGGCTTTCCAGAATCAGCCGTTACCAATCCAATAGATTTTCTGCGTAATAACGAAGACTCAGAAATGGCGCGACAGCTTGCTATCACACTAAACCGGAACTTTCAACTGAGTTCAGATAAGTCGGGAAATAGCTTTTTCACCAATGCAGGAGATCAGTTGGTGCAGGCAGTGTTTATGTTGGCGAAAGGGACAAAGTATCCGGATATCATGATGTGCCAAGCAATTTTGGGATTGCCGAAATTAGTACATAGAATAGAACAAGCCGAAAATTTGAACTTCATGGTCAGAGAAGCGTTTGCACAGTTTGTGTCTGTAGCGGGGTCGCCGGAAACAGCAGCTTCAATAGTGGGTACAGCTAGTGGATTGTTCAGTCGATTTATGGTGCCGGCAGCATTAGCAGCATTCTGTGGAAAAACGAATATTCCATTGGATTTGAAGGGTCGGCAAATGATAATTTTCGGGATGAATAAAGAGAAGCGGGATGTAATCGCGCCGTTGTTAGTTTCCATTCTTCATCTATTAGTTAGCAGAAATGTGGCAGGAAAGCGCACAATTCCTTTGGTATTGGGAATTGATGAATTACCTACGCTGTATTTACCTGCCCTGGTCGATTGGCTTAACCAAAATAGAGAGGATGGGCTAGTGTCAATACTGGGATTACAAAACTTATCAATGTTAGAAGAAGCCTATGGAGAAAATACAACGAATGCCATTTTTGGAGGATGTGCGACCAAAGCATTTTTTAACCCACAGGATGATATTGCTGCCGAGCGATTTAGTAAGTTTTTGGGTGATGTTGAAATTAAGTATAAACAGCATTCTCGTTCTTCGGGAGGAAAGTCCGGGGCAAGTACGTCTAATTCTGACCAAAACGGCACTCGCAAATTATTTGAAGTGAATCAATTTAATACTTTACCAGAAGGAAAAGCGGTAATTATTAACCCAGGATTTCGCTCTCGTGGACAGATAAGTTTACCGATTTTAGAGAAAATTAAGATTCCCCAAAGAGATATAAAATCGGAAATTGAAAGTGTGAAACTCTGGTATGAGATTCAAAAAAAATTAGCATTACAATCCAGTTTAGAAATTCCAGCAGATGAAGAAATGAGAGTAAGACGGCAAGAGGCATTAGATTTGTTACCTCTGATAGAAAATCAAGAACAATTGTCAGAATATGCCAGTTTAATATAA